Sequence from the Methanobacterium alkalithermotolerans genome:
GGAGGGGACTTATGCGTTTTAATTTGCCTCGAATCTTTTCCCCCTTAAAAAGGGTTCCTGAGTTCTGGGGCCACTCCGGATTATCCGGGGCCTTTAGCTATTACTGCCCCAGTAAAGATTTATATTTTACCGGAACCGTTAACCAGGCAGCTTATCCTAATTTATCCTATAAACTACTTGTCAAACTGGTAAATTGTTTTTAAATTAAAATAAGGTGTTCAGGATAAAAAAAGAGTTATATGATTATTATTTTTCTTAAAAAATTAGTTGAATAAAAAGAGTAAAAACATGAAAAAATGTTTTTAATAGGAATTATGCTTAAAAAAAATAAAAAAATAAAAAAATAGGTGTTTTATCTGAATTTACCGTAGATGGTTCCGCCTATTATACTCAGTAATCCCACAAGAGCTAAGGCTAAGGGGGTACCAGTTTTTTGCATGGGTACCGTGGCAGCATCAATTGGAACCGGGCATGCTACTCCCATGAAGGTGTAACTATCTTCATCCAGGAATATTGGGCCTTCAGGATTTGGTTCGAAGGGGTATCCTTCCCAATCCCATAATATGGCATTTACTGTTATCTCACCGGTACTCATTACCCAGGCAGGTACATATAACTCGGCAACATCTCCAGGGAACATGGGACCATTCCATCCAATCCAGAATACATAAGCATCTAAATCCAGATCATAGAAATAGAATGGATTGAGGGCAGTATTTTCATATCTTACACCATTAAAGTATGCCACAGCATCCAGGACATCTATATAATCATATGACCACCATCTGAGTGAATTTTTTGGATCTTCCTGCAGGGTAACCAGAGCATTGTCAATAGTTTCATTACCTGTATTTTCGGCCAGTACCGCAACTGTTACTTCTTCACCTACACATGCTTCTTCTACCAGTTCATCATTTTCATCTATAACCACTACATCTACATCCTGGGCGGAAACTGCACCAGCAAAGACTACCGATAGAGTAACCATTAACATAAAAATGGTAGCTATTTTTCGCATATCTTTTTCACCTCTTATGTTTGATACAAATGGAATCAAACCTTAAAAATAACGAATTTTTGGTGAAAATCTAGCTGAATAATGCCTGTTTAGAATTAAATATTTTTTCCCAGAATATGAACTGCTATTTTGAATGTTGATATTTTTGATTCCATGGTAGGTAATATTATGTTAAAAGGAGGATATAAATTGTTACTAGTTATTATTAAATAATCAGGAATATTTTAGCAGAATGGTCTACAGGCACTTGAACGTTTTTGGTATTAACCCTTCTATCATTATTTATTATTTTAATTAAACAGTTGGATAATTATTGAATTAATATTTAATACTATTTTGAATATTTTTCCAAAAAGTAGAACAAACATGCATTAAAAAACCAATATTACTAAACAATGAATGTTGATTTGATTTTTAAATTAAACAATTTACAATAAATTTACTTAAATCTTATCTATATTGTTAGAACTTTCAATAAATATATATACATCTAACAATAAATTCACGAAAAGCTTAATTCATAGTTCAAGGTTGTCGGTAACCACCTGCCGGTGTAGGCCATCTGCTGGTAAATGATATGCCTGTTTTAAAATGAATAAATCGGCATATTTTAAGGGATTACTAACTTACTACCTTGAACAAACAAGCCGGTTTAAAAAGGCTATTATTAACAGCTTTTAATTAATTAAACCTACTTTTATGGGAGGAATCACTACATGAGTCCTGAATTAAAAATAAGTGATGAAAATCTCACAACCCATCAAATCAATCAACAAATAAAAAAAGCTCTTCAGGAGCAAAAAAACAGGATAATTATAGAAAACAATGATAAATTAGATTCTATTGCCGTGGGAAACCCCTCAGGTGTTGAATTCAACTTAAAAGGAGAATTCGGAGACTTTATAGGAGCCTTAAACGAAGGATCCCGTATAGAGATTGAAGGAAACACCGCCCGTTTTCTGGGTAACAACATGACTTCCGGAGAGATTATAGTGGAAGGTTCAGTCAGTGACGGTGCAGGATATGGTATGTACGGAGGGCATCTACTTATTAAGGGCGATGCTGGAAACTCTTTAGCGGAACTAAATAAGGGCGGAGTAATCATTGTTCAGGGGGATATAGGATCGCAGGCCGGTATGTTCATGCTCCAGGGAGATATTATCATCCTGGGCAATGCCTCTACCGAAACTGGAAACTGGATGCTAGGGGGCCACATTTATATCACCGGTGAGGTGGAAAGCCTGGGCAAGAATGCAGCCTACAGGAATCTGGATGAGGAAGATAAAACTAAAATTAGTGAAATATTAAATGCTCACCACCTTGAATTTGACCTGGATGCCTTTAAAAAGATAGATTGTCAAAGCAAAAGACCCTTCTATGGACATTAGGAGAATAATACAATGAATGACGAGAAAATAGCCATGGTTGGAACTCCCTGCCAGGTTCTGGCCGCAACAAAAGTTAACAAGTACCCGGATATCACCGGTGGTTCCCCTATTGATATTAAGATAGGATTATTCTGCATGGAAACCTTTTCCTACAAGTACATGCGGATGTTTTTAGAAGAAAACCAGGTGGATATCAACGAAGTAAAAGAATGCAGTATAGAACAAAACCAGTTAAAATTCCTTAAAAAAGATGGAACCACCTTTGAAGTCCCACTGGTAAAAGCAGAAGGTTTCATCAGGAAAAACTGTGATATATGTTCTGATTACACCGCGGACATATCGGACATATCTATTGGTTCTATAGGTTCCCCTAAGGGCTGGTCCACCGTAATAATACGTACCCCTAAGGGCCAGGAAATCATAGAAGCCCTGGAAAAACAGGGTCAAATAGAAACCCGGCCTATTGAAGAAAAAGGTTTAAACCTACTTAAAAGGATAGCCACCAGTAAAAAATCCACTAACCGGATAAATATCCAGAAAAGAGAGGCCATATCCCGACCGGTGGTATACCGTCGGGAGGTTAGTGAAGAAGAATTCCAGAATTTTGTGCAGGAATGCCAGTTTGAGAACCTGGAGAGTGATGTGATAAGTGAAGGGGCCTGTGTGCTCTGCGGGGCCTGTGAATTTGTATGTCCCACCAATATAATCAAAATCCATGACCGTAAACCATATATCAAAGGTAGCTGTGAAGAAGGATGTCATGCCTGCTACACCGCCTGCCCCCGAACTTATGTAACTGAGGCCGTACTACCTCGAAACCTGGATGATAAACCCATAGGTGATTATCTGGATATTAAAGCAGTTAATGCTAATTTTATAGAAGGCCAGGATGGTGGAGCAGTAACTGCTATTTTAAGTTACCTTTTAAAGGAAGGAATTGTGGATAAGGTATTCATTGTAAGTGAAGATGAAGAAAAAGCATGGAAACCTAAACCCCGACTAACCAGTGATATTGGAACCGTGGTCAAAGCCGCCGGAACCAAATACAGTGTAGCCTCTATAGGATTCAAAGCCTTAAAAGAGGAAAAAGCATAAAAAGGAAGTTAATAATATGCCATTTATAGTTACAAGAAATAAAGATCTCTGCCTTAGAAGTTTCGACCGGGAAGGGTGCTGCTGGTATAAATGTGATGACAAGGACGATGAACAATGTAAAAAATGCTACTCCTGTTACAACAACTGTCCCAATGAGGTATACGATGTCATAAATGACCAGCCTTTCCCCACCAGGATGGAGAGTTGTGCTGGATGCAGAATTTGTGCTAAAATGTGTCCCAATGATGCCATATCAGTAAGTGCGGTGCCTGCTGATCCCCGGGCCATGTGGACTGACCCAGATATGGATGAAATCCAGAGAAAAGCCCTGCAGGGAAATTACCGGGTAAGATCCTGTGGAGTAAGAAGAGAAATACCCACCTTATCAGAACTGGTCATGGTACCAGGTCAGCTGGCTGTTCCTCCAGTGGACAAATACCGGGAAGAATGTAACAGTCAGGTTATTCTGGGAAGCCGTTATGCTAAAAATCCCCTGGTTCTGGATACTCCCATCATGATCGGGGCTATGTCCTATGGTTCACTCAGTAAAGAAAGTAAAGTGGCTTTGGCCATTGGAGCCAGTTTATCTGGAACCATTGCCAATACGGGAGAAGGAGGCCTCATTCCTGAAGAAAGGGCTGCTGCTGATAAACTAACAGTGCAATACTCCTCTGGAAGGTTCGGGGTTTCGGCTTCTTATTTGCGTAGTGCCGAGGCCATAGAGGTCAAGGTGGGTCAGGGGGCTAAACCGGGTATGGGTGGACACCTTCTGGCAGAGAAAATAACACCGGAAGTGGCCCGGGTAAGGGGACTTCCCATGGGAACTGATGCTTTAAGCCCCTGCCGATTTTTAGATTCCACCCAGAAAGGAGATCTGGGTAAACACGTGGAATTACTCCGGGAAGTAACTGATTCCCAGGTACCTATTATTGTTAAATTAGGACCTGGCCGGGTATACGATGATGTACGCCTGGCGGTAGAAGCAGGAGCAGATATTGTGGCAGTTGATGGTATGGAAGGTGGAACCGGTGCTGCTCCTCATGTGGTGATTGAAGAACAGGGTATACCCACCGTGGGGTCCCTGATCCAGGCAGTGGATAGTCTAAATGACATGGGAGTTAAGGATGAGGTGGATCTCATCATGGCCGGTGGTATAAAAGACGGTGCTGGTGCAGCCAAGGCCCTGGCATTAGGGGCTGATGCTGTATATGTGGCCACTGCGGCACTTATAGCCATGGGATGTCGTGGCTGTGAATCCTGTGCCAGTGGAAACTGTCGGGAAGGAATAGCCACTCAGGATTTGAAGATGAGAAGAAGACTGGAACCCAAAACCAAGGGAGAAAGGGTTAGTAACTTCATCAATGCCATGAATGAAGAAATAAAAATGTTAGCCCAGATATGTGGCCATAACGATATTCGAAACTTAAATAAAGAAGATCTAAGGGCCTTAAATACTAATATCGCTGCTTTAACCCGGGTTAAATTAATCAGTGAAGCCTGATTAATTACTTTTTTTTTTATTTTTTAAAATCTAAATTTTGTACTTTATTGAATAATTTAATCTTTTTATTTTTTAAAACTAATTCATGTTCTTCTTTTTAAAATTAGCCATAATCAAAAAAATATGTGAGTAAGTAGATTTTTTAAGGGAACTGCTAGATACTCCTGTATTCCACTTTATAATCCTTCCATGGATTTTTACCCTGCTTGGAGGGTTGTTTTCCTTCAAAAGTGATTCTTACTTCTACCCCTAAAGGTACTTTCTCCATTAAACCATCCAGTACTGTGGACCCCCAGATTTTAACTTCACCTTTTTCATTTTTGAGAGTATACATCTTGCTCTTATACTGACCCACACCCTCTTCCAATTCAATATAAATACCAGTAATAAATTCTCCTGCAGCCTGAGGATCCCATATAGTGGGTTTTTCTCTGGCTTCGTCTTCATCCTTTTTAACTTCTATCCATTCACTCATAATAATCACCCTAATACTAATTTTTATATAGTCCTTTTAATATAATTAAATGCATTATTATATTAATAAATACCATTATTATCTTTTTTAAGTTGTAGGAGGGACTACTCCTTTATTATTGATATTATCTTTTTTACATTATAAAAGGTGAAAATAATGAAGGTAACTTTTGTAAATCCTCCCCAAACTTCTTCTAAATATAAATTCATGGGAGTGGTAGCTCCTCCCTTAGGAATGGCCTATATGGCTGCAGTTTTAGAAGAAAATGGTGTGGATGTAAATATTATAGATGCCTCTGCCATGGAAATGAGCTGGGATACATTAAAAAAAGAATTAAAGTTGAGTAATCCGGATATAATAGCCATAACCGCTTTAACTCCCACCATTTCCCAGGCCCTAAAATCTGCTAAATTAGGACGCCGCACCTGCCCCCAGGCCATGGTAGTTATGGGGGGATATCACCCCAGTTTTAATTTTCAGGAAATCCTTCAAAAAGATTATGTGGATGTGGTTATTCGAGGAGAAGGAGAATACACCATGCTCGAACTGGTAAAGACTCTGGAGAGTGGTGGTGACCTGTCCCGGGTTAAGGGAATAGCCTGGGGAGATACAGTTACCCCTTCCCGGCCCCTGATAAGTGACCTGGATGAGTTGCCCTTACCTGCCCGACACCTCCTGCCCCTGGAAAATTACACCTTCCTCAATCTAAAAAGCAGTATGACCACCATGATAACCAGTAGAGGTTGTCCCATGCAGTGTTCTTTTTGTGCATCAGCTGCTTTACATGGATCTAAACTTCGTTTACGATCTCCAGAGAGTATTGTGGATGAAATGGAATATCTGGTAAATGAGCTGGGTATAGAAACCATTGCCTTTATGGATGATACCTTCACTCTTATTCCTCACCGGGTAAAAGAAATCTGCCAGCTCATAAAAGAAAGAAATCTGGATGTATTCTGGGGTTGTACCGCCCGGGTGGATACCCTGAATGAGGAAATAATTAGAACCATGCGCCAGGCAGGATGCATCACCATCTTTATGGGGGTGGAATCTGCAGATCAACAGTTACTGGATGGTATGAATAAAAAAACTACCATTAATCGTATTAGAAAGGCTTTTGAAATATCCCGTAAAGAAAAAATGCGCACCATTGCCTCGGTGGTGCTGGGTATGCCAGGAGATACCTATAGCAGTATTAAGAATACCATTAACTTTGTACAGGAACTTAAACCCTCTTATGCTATTTTCTCTCTGGCCACACCCTATCCCGGGACCCGTTTTTACCACCAGGCCTTTGAAGAAAACTTAATAAAAGTGAAAGACTGGTCCAAATTCACCTTACTTTCCCCTATTATGGAGACTGTGGAATGCTCCCTGGATGATTTAAAGAAAATGCAAAAAAAAGCGTTTTTTAGTTTTTATCTAAGACCATCCTACATCATTCACCAGGTAAGGATGGATGGACCGGTTTTACTTAAAACCATTGCCGCCGTTATTAGGCAGGTAATATAGAATCTTTAATTTAAATAATATTACTTTTTTTAGATATATTCCGGACTAAGCATTATTTTACCATGTTTGATAATAATATTAGAATTTGCTAATCCTTCCAAATCTTTATAAACCCCTGAGACGTATTAGTAATAAATATGCAGGTAAGCTACTGACAGGATAAACCATGGTCAAGAAGATTTTAAATCAAATAGGAAGGGACATCCGGTTTCGGGATAAAATTGAACATATAGAAACCCTGCCTTCCCGGGAAGGTACCTACCAGAAGGTGGAAAATCTTCCACCTAATATCCAGAATTATCTGGAGAATAATGGTATAAAGCTCTACCAGCACCAGTCCCAGGCCTTCGAACTCCTTAGAAAAAAGGAAAATGTGCTTATAACCACCCCCACAGCCTCTGGTAAAACTCTGGCCTTTAATTTACCTATTATGGAAGAGTTAGGTGATGATAAGTCCACCGCACTATACATCTATCCTGCTAAAGCCCTGGCCAATGATCAGTGGGAAGTCCTGAAAGATCTGGAAAAAGAACTGGGACTGGATTTAAAACCATTCATTTATGATGGTGATACACCTAAAAGTGATAGGCCCTATATTAAGCGTCATTCCCGCTTGGTACTAACCAACCCTTATGAACTTCATCTGATATTATACTGGCACCATCAGTGGGCGCGCTTCTACCGCAACCTTAAATTCGTGGTTATTGATGAAGCACACCAGTACCGGGGTGTATTTGGTTCCAATGTAGCCTTTTTAATCAGAAGACTGCGCCGGATTTGCAAATATTATGGATCAGACCCCCAGTTTATTCTCTCTTCGGCCACCCTGGCCA
This genomic interval carries:
- a CDS encoding glutamate synthase-related protein; translated protein: MPFIVTRNKDLCLRSFDREGCCWYKCDDKDDEQCKKCYSCYNNCPNEVYDVINDQPFPTRMESCAGCRICAKMCPNDAISVSAVPADPRAMWTDPDMDEIQRKALQGNYRVRSCGVRREIPTLSELVMVPGQLAVPPVDKYREECNSQVILGSRYAKNPLVLDTPIMIGAMSYGSLSKESKVALAIGASLSGTIANTGEGGLIPEERAAADKLTVQYSSGRFGVSASYLRSAEAIEVKVGQGAKPGMGGHLLAEKITPEVARVRGLPMGTDALSPCRFLDSTQKGDLGKHVELLREVTDSQVPIIVKLGPGRVYDDVRLAVEAGADIVAVDGMEGGTGAAPHVVIEEQGIPTVGSLIQAVDSLNDMGVKDEVDLIMAGGIKDGAGAAKALALGADAVYVATAALIAMGCRGCESCASGNCREGIATQDLKMRRRLEPKTKGERVSNFINAMNEEIKMLAQICGHNDIRNLNKEDLRALNTNIAALTRVKLISEA
- a CDS encoding Coenzyme F420 hydrogenase/dehydrogenase, beta subunit C-terminal domain; this encodes MNDEKIAMVGTPCQVLAATKVNKYPDITGGSPIDIKIGLFCMETFSYKYMRMFLEENQVDINEVKECSIEQNQLKFLKKDGTTFEVPLVKAEGFIRKNCDICSDYTADISDISIGSIGSPKGWSTVIIRTPKGQEIIEALEKQGQIETRPIEEKGLNLLKRIATSKKSTNRINIQKREAISRPVVYRREVSEEEFQNFVQECQFENLESDVISEGACVLCGACEFVCPTNIIKIHDRKPYIKGSCEEGCHACYTACPRTYVTEAVLPRNLDDKPIGDYLDIKAVNANFIEGQDGGAVTAILSYLLKEGIVDKVFIVSEDEEKAWKPKPRLTSDIGTVVKAAGTKYSVASIGFKALKEEKA
- a CDS encoding B12-binding domain-containing radical SAM protein → MKVTFVNPPQTSSKYKFMGVVAPPLGMAYMAAVLEENGVDVNIIDASAMEMSWDTLKKELKLSNPDIIAITALTPTISQALKSAKLGRRTCPQAMVVMGGYHPSFNFQEILQKDYVDVVIRGEGEYTMLELVKTLESGGDLSRVKGIAWGDTVTPSRPLISDLDELPLPARHLLPLENYTFLNLKSSMTTMITSRGCPMQCSFCASAALHGSKLRLRSPESIVDEMEYLVNELGIETIAFMDDTFTLIPHRVKEICQLIKERNLDVFWGCTARVDTLNEEIIRTMRQAGCITIFMGVESADQQLLDGMNKKTTINRIRKAFEISRKEKMRTIASVVLGMPGDTYSSIKNTINFVQELKPSYAIFSLATPYPGTRFYHQAFEENLIKVKDWSKFTLLSPIMETVECSLDDLKKMQKKAFFSFYLRPSYIIHQVRMDGPVLLKTIAAVIRQVI
- a CDS encoding GltB/FmdC/FwdC-like GXGXG domain-containing protein, with the protein product MSPELKISDENLTTHQINQQIKKALQEQKNRIIIENNDKLDSIAVGNPSGVEFNLKGEFGDFIGALNEGSRIEIEGNTARFLGNNMTSGEIIVEGSVSDGAGYGMYGGHLLIKGDAGNSLAELNKGGVIIVQGDIGSQAGMFMLQGDIIILGNASTETGNWMLGGHIYITGEVESLGKNAAYRNLDEEDKTKISEILNAHHLEFDLDAFKKIDCQSKRPFYGH